TGTGTATGCGTTGGGGGGCTCGTCGAACCTCGGCCTGTTTCCGAACCTTGACGCCTCCCGCTACGCCCTGGAGTCGTTGCCGCCGGCCGTCTACCTCGCCGCCAGCTACTACGAGCGCTGGCTCCTGCGAACCGAGCGCAGGCTCGTCGAGCAGGGACACATCACCGAGGAGGAGCTGGCCGACCGCCTGGCCTTCTACCGAGCGAATCCGGAGGCGCCGGTCCCCCGACACCAGGACGACGCGCTGCTCGAGCGCGCCAAGGCGCGCTTTACCGGACGGCCCAAGCCGCTCCATCGGCCCGACGGCGCGCCGCCCCACTTCTCAAAGGGCGACGTCGTCCGGACGAAGAACATTCATCCAAAGGGCCACACGCGCCTGCCGCGATACGCGCGGGGAAAGGTCGGGGTGATCGATCGCGTGCACGGCAGCCACGACTTTCCGGATACGATCGCGCACGGCCTGGGCGCCAATCCGCAGGGGCTGTACAGCGTTCGGTTCGAGGCGGAGGAGCTGTGGGGGCCGGACGCCGAGGGGCGCGGATGCGTCCACCTCGATCTCTGGGAGAGCTATCTCGAGCCCGCTGAAGGACAAAACACGCACGGGGAGCAAGACCATGCCCGACGACCGTGACGGACATCACCATCACCCGCTGCCAGAGACACCCGCGGCGCTGCGCACCAAGGCCATCGAGTCGCTCCTC
The sequence above is a segment of the Chloroflexota bacterium genome. Coding sequences within it:
- the nthB gene encoding nitrile hydratase subunit beta; translated protein: MDGVHDMGGMHGFGPVMREENEPVFHEPWEGHVYALGGSSNLGLFPNLDASRYALESLPPAVYLAASYYERWLLRTERRLVEQGHITEEELADRLAFYRANPEAPVPRHQDDALLERAKARFTGRPKPLHRPDGAPPHFSKGDVVRTKNIHPKGHTRLPRYARGKVGVIDRVHGSHDFPDTIAHGLGANPQGLYSVRFEAEELWGPDAEGRGCVHLDLWESYLEPAEGQNTHGEQDHARRP